The Bacillota bacterium genome includes a region encoding these proteins:
- the nadC gene encoding carboxylating nicotinate-nucleotide diphosphorylase: MLPAWILDEVVHRALAEDIGTGDLTTDSLVPAGAEAEAVIHSKSTGVLAGLPVAARVFRVLDPDIRVEEQIPEGSFIRPGSIIARVRGRARAVLTGERVALNFLQRLSGIATATRHLVELIAGTRARLVDTRKTAPGLRVLEKYAVRIGGGCNHRIGLYDGILIKDNHIKVAGGIAEAVRRARAAVPHTIKIEIEVETLEQLEEALAAGADLIMLDNMPLPLLRKAVALAGGRVPLEASGGITAERIREVAETGVDFISVGAITHSAPALDISMDVGEIKGARKSG, translated from the coding sequence TTGCTGCCGGCTTGGATCCTTGACGAGGTGGTGCACCGGGCGCTGGCCGAAGACATCGGCACCGGAGATCTCACGACAGATTCTCTGGTTCCCGCCGGAGCAGAAGCGGAGGCCGTGATTCACAGCAAGAGCACGGGAGTTCTGGCCGGTCTTCCCGTTGCCGCCCGTGTTTTTCGCGTCCTCGATCCGGATATCAGGGTAGAGGAGCAAATCCCCGAGGGGAGTTTCATCAGGCCCGGGAGCATCATCGCCCGGGTCCGGGGCAGGGCGCGGGCGGTGCTCACCGGGGAGCGGGTTGCCTTGAATTTCCTGCAGCGGCTTTCCGGAATCGCGACGGCAACCAGGCATCTGGTGGAACTGATTGCAGGAACCAGGGCGCGCCTTGTGGATACAAGAAAGACCGCTCCCGGTTTGCGGGTTCTGGAAAAGTACGCGGTCCGGATCGGCGGAGGTTGCAACCACCGGATCGGGCTTTACGACGGAATCTTAATTAAGGACAACCACATTAAAGTTGCCGGAGGCATCGCCGAGGCCGTCAGGCGGGCGCGGGCGGCAGTTCCGCATACCATTAAAATTGAGATCGAGGTGGAAACTCTGGAGCAGCTGGAGGAGGCCCTGGCTGCCGGGGCCGACCTGATTATGCTGGATAACATGCCGCTTCCCCTGCTCCGGAAGGCGGTTGCGCTGGCCGGGGGGAGGGTTCCCCTGGAGGCCTCGGGCGGGATCACGGCGGAGCGGATCCGGGAGGTGGCGGAAACCGGGGTGGACTTTATTTCGGTGGGCGCAATTACCCACTCCGCTCCTGCTCTGGACATCAGCATGGATGTTGGGGAAATTAAAGGGGCCAGGAAAT
- the nadB gene encoding L-aspartate oxidase — MTPRYLFALELDQLPSYEADFLVIGSGIAGLFTAYKAREFGSVLVLTKQRAEDSNTEMAQGGIAAAIDETDSPVLHLEDTLAAGAGLCDPRAVEILVTEGPVRVMELVELGVRFDREGDAWALGQEGAHRRRRILHASDATGEEIAQALIRECRREQNITLKEGCFLVDFIREPRTGRCGGALVLDAGTGGFTVCRAGVVVAATGGAGQLYLNTTNPAVATGDGMAAAYRAGAELMDMEFVQFHPTALALSGAPRFLISEAVRGEGAFLRNVKGERFMLRFHELAELAPRDIVSRAIVLEMEKTGADHVYLDITHLDRDRFRARFPNIWRTCQRYGLDPAQGYIPVAPAAHYIMGGIKTNTEGETNIPGLYACGEVACNGVHGANRLASNSLLEGLVFGARAAAAGIRYLEETGRRIPELPPYLAGKSKVDASLPEDSFWGRVADRVRTVMWEKAGIIRTGQGLVEAAAELEKLAEEIPSSAPLREAVEAVNLLTLGRLTVVAALLRTESRGGHFRKDFPARDDLFWLRHLVFQI; from the coding sequence GTGACCCCCCGGTATCTTTTTGCTCTGGAACTGGACCAGCTCCCTTCTTACGAAGCTGATTTTTTGGTTATCGGGAGCGGCATCGCCGGCCTTTTTACCGCCTACAAGGCGCGGGAGTTCGGTTCGGTTCTTGTGCTCACAAAGCAGCGGGCCGAGGACAGCAACACCGAGATGGCCCAGGGGGGAATTGCTGCTGCAATTGATGAAACCGATTCCCCTGTACTTCACCTGGAGGACACCCTGGCGGCAGGGGCGGGGCTTTGCGACCCCCGCGCCGTAGAAATTCTTGTTACCGAGGGTCCGGTGCGGGTGATGGAGCTTGTGGAGTTGGGGGTGCGCTTCGACCGTGAGGGGGATGCCTGGGCTTTGGGGCAGGAGGGTGCCCACAGGCGGCGGAGGATCCTCCATGCAAGCGATGCGACAGGAGAGGAGATCGCCCAGGCCCTGATCCGGGAATGCCGCAGGGAGCAGAACATCACCCTTAAAGAGGGCTGTTTTCTCGTGGATTTTATCAGGGAGCCCCGCACAGGGCGGTGCGGAGGGGCCCTGGTTTTGGATGCGGGGACCGGGGGTTTTACGGTCTGCCGGGCAGGGGTCGTGGTTGCGGCCACCGGCGGGGCGGGCCAGCTTTACCTTAACACGACGAATCCCGCCGTCGCGACCGGGGATGGAATGGCGGCTGCTTACCGTGCCGGGGCGGAACTGATGGACATGGAATTTGTTCAGTTTCACCCGACGGCGCTGGCCCTGTCCGGCGCTCCGCGCTTTTTGATTTCCGAGGCGGTGCGGGGCGAGGGGGCCTTTTTGCGGAATGTGAAGGGTGAGCGGTTTATGCTCAGGTTTCACGAGCTGGCAGAACTGGCTCCCCGGGATATCGTCTCAAGGGCAATTGTCCTTGAAATGGAAAAAACCGGGGCGGACCATGTCTATCTCGATATCACCCACCTCGACCGGGACAGGTTCAGGGCGCGGTTTCCCAATATCTGGCGCACCTGCCAGCGCTACGGGCTCGATCCGGCGCAGGGCTACATTCCCGTTGCTCCTGCCGCCCACTACATCATGGGAGGCATTAAAACAAACACCGAAGGGGAAACTAACATACCTGGTTTGTACGCCTGCGGGGAGGTTGCCTGCAACGGGGTGCACGGTGCGAACCGCCTTGCGAGCAACTCCCTGCTGGAAGGGCTGGTCTTCGGGGCAAGGGCTGCGGCTGCGGGGATTCGCTACCTGGAAGAGACGGGCCGGCGAATTCCAGAGTTGCCCCCGTATCTTGCCGGAAAAAGCAAAGTTGATGCTTCCCTGCCGGAGGATTCCTTTTGGGGGAGGGTCGCAGACCGCGTGCGGACGGTGATGTGGGAAAAGGCCGGGATCATTCGAACCGGGCAGGGGCTGGTTGAAGCTGCAGCAGAGCTGGAGAAACTGGCGGAGGAGATTCCCTCCAGCGCTCCCTTGCGGGAAGCCGTCGAAGCGGTGAATCTTTTGACCCTGGGGCGCCTGACGGTGGTTGCCGCCCTGCTCCGGACGGAAAGCCGGGGCGGCCACTTCCGGAAGGATTTTCCGGCCCGGGATGACCTTTTCTGGTTGAGGCATCTGGTTTTTCAAATCTAA
- the nadA gene encoding quinolinate synthase NadA: MREETAKIAELSREIRELKEKRRAVILAHFYQRPEVQDVADFVGDSLQLAQQAAGTDADVIVFCGVYFMAESAKILSPDKIVVLPEEEAGCPLADMATAAAVRAKKAEVSGCLVVTYVNSSAEVKAESDVCCTSSNAVKVISSLPKEKPVLFVPDRNLGLYLARKTGRNLILWDGYCHVHDSLTAGEIEAARTRHPGAVVMVHPECRPEVIRLADHVASTGGMLKYAKEAPFSAFIVGTEQGMLYPLQKACPDKSFYPAAPHMVCPNMKLTTLEKVKWALEDLAPRIEVAPEIRDRARKALTRMLELA; the protein is encoded by the coding sequence ATGAGGGAGGAAACAGCAAAGATTGCCGAGCTGAGCCGGGAAATCAGAGAATTAAAAGAAAAGCGGAGGGCGGTCATCCTGGCTCACTTTTACCAGCGCCCCGAGGTTCAGGATGTCGCCGATTTCGTTGGGGACTCCCTGCAGCTGGCCCAGCAGGCTGCAGGTACCGATGCCGATGTTATCGTTTTTTGCGGCGTCTACTTTATGGCAGAAAGCGCCAAGATCCTTTCTCCTGATAAGATCGTTGTGCTTCCCGAGGAGGAGGCGGGCTGCCCCCTGGCCGACATGGCCACAGCCGCCGCGGTGCGGGCGAAGAAGGCGGAGGTTTCTGGCTGCCTTGTTGTCACCTATGTAAACTCCTCGGCGGAGGTCAAGGCGGAAAGCGACGTCTGCTGCACCTCGTCTAATGCGGTAAAGGTGATTTCCTCCCTCCCCAAAGAGAAACCGGTTCTCTTTGTTCCTGACCGGAATCTCGGGCTCTACCTTGCCCGGAAAACCGGCCGTAACTTGATTTTATGGGACGGTTACTGCCACGTGCACGACAGCCTCACGGCCGGGGAGATCGAAGCAGCGCGAACTCGCCATCCCGGTGCGGTGGTTATGGTTCACCCTGAGTGCCGGCCTGAAGTCATCCGCCTGGCGGACCACGTTGCAAGTACAGGGGGTATGCTCAAATACGCAAAAGAGGCTCCCTTTTCCGCTTTTATTGTCGGAACAGAGCAGGGGATGCTTTACCCCCTGCAGAAGGCCTGCCCCGACAAGTCTTTTTACCCCGCCGCCCCCCATATGGTTTGCCCCAATATGAAGCTGACTACCCTGGAAAAGGTGAAGTGGGCGCTGGAGGACCTTGCGCCCCGGATTGAGGTGGCTCCTGAAATTCGGGACCGGGCGCGGAAAGCTCTCACCCGGATGCTCGAGCTTGCGTGA
- a CDS encoding aspartate 1-decarboxylase gives MFRTMLKSKIHRAVLTGADLNYMGSITIDRDLMDAADILPYEKVQVVNNNNGARFETYCIEGPRGSGIVCLNGAAARLGQPGDVLIILSYLQLSEEDARNYRPRIVFVDSQNRVVSPEDALR, from the coding sequence ATGTTCCGAACCATGTTAAAATCCAAAATCCACCGGGCGGTGCTCACCGGTGCAGACCTGAATTACATGGGGAGCATTACCATTGACCGGGATCTCATGGATGCAGCGGACATTCTCCCCTACGAAAAGGTGCAGGTTGTGAACAACAACAACGGGGCAAGATTCGAAACCTACTGCATCGAGGGCCCCCGGGGCTCGGGAATCGTTTGCTTGAACGGCGCGGCGGCAAGACTCGGGCAGCCCGGCGACGTTTTGATCATTTTGTCTTACCTGCAGCTGTCCGAAGAAGATGCGCGAAATTACCGCCCCCGGATCGTCTTTGTGGATTCCCAAAACCGGGTTGTCTCGCCGGAGGATGCCCTCAGGTAG
- a CDS encoding pantoate--beta-alanine ligase produces the protein MRVVTGVREMQGIALGLRGEGRSIGFVPTMGYLHAGHLSLVKRARADCDVVVMSIFVNPLQFGPQEDFAIYPRDLERDLELARPEGVDYVFVPDEKEMYPEGYSTYVEVAGPLTEKMCGRSRPGHFRGVATVVMKLFQIVQPTRAYFGQKDAQQALVIKRMARDLNVPVEIVTCPIVREADGLALSSRNVYLSPGEREAARALPRALEAGRRLIFEGERDPQKVRKRILEVLASSPLIEVDYVEVCHGQTLAELLLLEGPVLLAAAVRVGKTRLIDNVYLEVGPCSEPC, from the coding sequence ATGCGAGTTGTTACGGGTGTGAGGGAAATGCAGGGAATCGCTTTAGGTCTGCGAGGAGAAGGAAGGAGCATTGGCTTTGTCCCCACGATGGGGTACCTCCACGCCGGGCACCTGAGCCTGGTGAAAAGAGCCCGCGCCGATTGCGACGTCGTTGTCATGAGCATCTTTGTCAACCCCTTGCAGTTCGGGCCCCAGGAGGATTTTGCCATATACCCCCGGGATCTGGAACGCGATCTGGAACTGGCGCGGCCGGAGGGGGTTGATTATGTCTTTGTGCCTGATGAAAAAGAGATGTACCCGGAGGGGTACTCCACATATGTTGAGGTTGCGGGCCCTCTTACGGAAAAGATGTGCGGCCGTTCCCGTCCCGGCCACTTCCGGGGCGTGGCCACCGTTGTCATGAAGCTCTTCCAGATCGTCCAGCCGACGCGGGCCTACTTTGGCCAGAAAGATGCCCAGCAGGCGCTGGTGATTAAAAGAATGGCCCGGGACCTGAATGTTCCGGTAGAAATTGTTACCTGCCCGATTGTCCGGGAAGCGGACGGTCTTGCATTAAGCTCCCGCAACGTCTATTTGAGCCCCGGGGAAAGGGAGGCAGCGCGAGCTTTGCCGCGCGCCCTGGAAGCAGGGCGCCGGCTGATATTTGAGGGAGAGCGCGACCCTCAAAAGGTGCGGAAAAGAATCCTGGAGGTTCTTGCCTCCTCCCCCCTGATCGAGGTGGATTATGTGGAGGTCTGTCACGGCCAGACTCTGGCGGAACTGCTTCTGCTGGAGGGGCCTGTTCTGCTGGCGGCGGCAGTCCGGGTCGGAAAAACGCGGCTGATCGATAACGTTTACCTGGAGGTGGGGCCATGTTCCGAACCATGTTAA
- the panB gene encoding 3-methyl-2-oxobutanoate hydroxymethyltransferase — translation MPRVTTATLQEMKAKGEKITLLTAYDYPTARLLDEAGIDILLVGDSVGNVILGYENTLAVTMDEIIHHTRAVARGARRAFVVGDMPFLSYQVSIAEAIRNGGRFLQEGGAQGVKLEGGRERAETVRALVETGIPVMGHLGLTPQSVHQLGGYRVQGRTEEAARRLIEDALILEEAGIFALVLECVPAKVAAEVTSRLRVPTLGIGAGPACDGQVLVTHDLLGLTGRKVPKFVKQYANLCEQITAAIRDFQAEVREGKFPGPEHCYDFAG, via the coding sequence ATGCCACGTGTGACAACAGCGACCTTGCAGGAGATGAAGGCAAAAGGCGAAAAGATCACCCTGCTCACCGCCTACGATTATCCGACGGCGCGCCTCCTTGACGAGGCGGGGATTGACATTCTTCTCGTAGGAGATTCGGTTGGCAATGTCATCCTGGGCTACGAAAACACTCTGGCCGTCACGATGGATGAAATAATCCACCACACCAGGGCTGTGGCGCGGGGTGCCCGGAGGGCCTTCGTTGTCGGGGATATGCCCTTCCTGTCCTATCAGGTCAGCATCGCCGAGGCGATCCGGAACGGAGGGCGCTTTCTCCAGGAAGGCGGGGCGCAGGGGGTAAAGCTGGAGGGCGGCAGGGAGCGGGCCGAAACGGTCAGGGCCCTGGTTGAGACCGGGATCCCCGTGATGGGCCACCTGGGCCTGACTCCCCAGTCGGTGCACCAGCTGGGAGGCTACCGCGTCCAGGGGCGGACTGAAGAGGCCGCCCGGCGCCTGATCGAAGATGCCCTGATTCTGGAGGAAGCAGGCATTTTTGCCCTAGTCCTGGAGTGTGTGCCCGCAAAGGTTGCGGCCGAAGTCACCTCCCGGCTCCGGGTGCCCACCCTGGGCATTGGGGCAGGCCCAGCCTGCGACGGGCAGGTTCTGGTGACCCATGACCTGCTGGGTTTGACGGGGAGAAAGGTTCCGAAGTTCGTGAAGCAGTACGCCAATTTATGCGAGCAGATCACGGCTGCAATCCGGGACTTCCAGGCCGAAGTCAGGGAGGGGAAGTTTCCGGGGCCAGAGCACTGCTATGACTTCGCCGGGTAA
- a CDS encoding DUF2520 domain-containing protein, whose product MEEKVFKLGFIGAGKVGSALALLLQRAGCEIVGVASRTRASAESLAKRLNCPVLSADEVARRAEGLFLTTTDDAIAPVAAELARVGAFRPGQIVLHTSGALTADALRPAAEQGALALSLHPLQSFASVEQALAVLPGSFFSIEGDPRGFSFAREIVEKLKGRFFFLDAGAKVLYHAAACVASNYLVGLLACSLDLLAAAGIPPELRLPALLPLVAGTLNNVRALGIPDALTGPIARGDRGTLEKHLAAFKDMPEQLRVYATLGLFAVRVARAKGTLGDEQAAAIRALFEGVLGGPLNT is encoded by the coding sequence ATGGAAGAAAAGGTTTTCAAACTCGGTTTCATTGGGGCAGGAAAAGTTGGTTCGGCGCTCGCCTTGCTGCTCCAGAGGGCCGGCTGCGAGATCGTTGGGGTCGCCAGCCGGACCCGGGCTTCGGCGGAAAGTCTTGCGAAGCGCCTGAACTGTCCGGTCCTTTCGGCAGATGAGGTCGCCCGGAGAGCGGAGGGGCTTTTTCTAACCACGACCGATGATGCCATTGCACCTGTTGCTGCCGAACTCGCCCGGGTGGGGGCCTTTCGCCCCGGCCAGATCGTCCTGCACACCAGCGGCGCCCTGACCGCTGATGCTTTGAGGCCGGCGGCAGAGCAGGGCGCCCTTGCCCTTTCCCTCCACCCTCTCCAGTCCTTTGCCAGCGTAGAGCAAGCCCTCGCGGTGCTGCCAGGCTCCTTTTTCAGCATTGAAGGGGACCCGCGGGGGTTTTCCTTCGCCCGGGAGATTGTGGAAAAATTAAAGGGCAGGTTCTTCTTCCTCGACGCCGGGGCGAAGGTCCTTTACCACGCGGCGGCCTGCGTGGCCTCCAATTACCTGGTCGGGCTTCTTGCCTGCAGCCTGGATCTCCTGGCGGCAGCCGGGATTCCGCCGGAGTTGCGGCTCCCTGCGCTTCTTCCTCTGGTTGCGGGAACGCTCAATAATGTACGCGCCCTGGGGATTCCAGATGCCTTAACAGGGCCTATTGCCCGGGGGGACCGGGGCACGCTTGAAAAGCACCTTGCTGCTTTTAAAGATATGCCCGAACAACTCCGGGTTTACGCAACCCTCGGGCTCTTTGCCGTGAGGGTGGCCCGGGCGAAGGGGACGCTAGGGGACGAACAGGCTGCGGCGATCAGGGCACTTTTTGAAGGGGTTCTCGGCGGCCCGCTCAACACCTGA
- the folK gene encoding 2-amino-4-hydroxy-6-hydroxymethyldihydropteridine diphosphokinase — MKRAYVGLGSNLGDRAANLGRARQELDSHPQIRITRTSSLYESEPVGFLDQGWFLNQVVEIETDLDPFALLRVLQGIENTLGRKREIRWGPRVIDLDLLLFDNRTLATPELVLPHPRMYERNFVLVPLHEIAPDLLHPDGRSTREHLREFHEKAPGEKIRLFQGLPL; from the coding sequence ATGAAGCGCGCCTATGTGGGGCTCGGTTCCAACCTGGGTGACCGGGCTGCCAATCTCGGCCGCGCCCGCCAGGAACTGGATTCTCATCCCCAGATCAGGATTACCCGCACCTCCTCTCTTTACGAATCAGAGCCGGTGGGTTTCCTGGATCAGGGCTGGTTTCTCAACCAGGTGGTCGAAATCGAAACAGACCTTGATCCCTTTGCCCTGCTCCGCGTCCTTCAGGGGATCGAAAACACTCTCGGCAGAAAGCGGGAGATCAGGTGGGGCCCCCGCGTCATCGATCTCGATCTCTTGCTTTTTGACAACCGGACCCTTGCAACTCCGGAACTGGTTCTTCCCCATCCCCGGATGTACGAGCGCAATTTTGTGCTGGTTCCTTTGCATGAGATCGCTCCGGATTTGCTCCACCCGGACGGGAGGTCAACGCGGGAGCATCTCAGGGAGTTTCACGAAAAAGCACCCGGGGAAAAGATCAGGTTGTTTCAGGGCCTCCCCTTGTGA
- the folB gene encoding dihydroneopterin aldolase, translating into MQQPLDKIILNGMEFYGYHGVLPGEQELGQRFIVDVEISCHLNFPARLDELEETIDYQEVFELVRGIVQEERYNLIEALAERIAQAVLGKYTAEEVLVRVKKPHAPLGGIFSYVGVEVRRGRTRAR; encoded by the coding sequence ATGCAGCAGCCTCTTGATAAAATCATTTTGAACGGGATGGAATTTTACGGCTACCACGGGGTGCTTCCCGGGGAGCAGGAGCTGGGCCAGCGGTTCATTGTGGATGTGGAAATTTCCTGCCACCTGAACTTTCCAGCGCGCCTTGACGAGCTTGAAGAAACCATCGACTACCAGGAGGTCTTTGAACTGGTCCGGGGAATTGTTCAGGAGGAGCGCTACAACCTGATCGAGGCCCTGGCGGAGCGGATTGCCCAGGCGGTTCTCGGAAAATACACCGCGGAAGAAGTGCTGGTGCGGGTGAAAAAGCCCCATGCTCCGCTCGGCGGCATTTTTTCTTATGTGGGGGTCGAGGTCAGGAGAGGGCGGACCCGGGCAAGATGA
- the folP gene encoding dihydropteroate synthase encodes MHNVRVIGISDREEARRAIRAVGADAGGVTWMVPKAVHRVLRIENLPTRAANILKQEMLSRGGEAAIHREAVHLAVETTDVLLMGTLKQYDQLCQKLRMQPFGLSRLAQEIKDVLDNLERKEAIRLRCRDLSLPLGERTLIMGILNVTPDSFSDGGKFTEVEAAVAHARRMVEEGADIIDLGGESTRLQANPAAYGDSARARSWEPLPAAEEIRRIMPVLEKLLEELEVPISVDTYKAETARAVLKAGAHMINDVWGLQYDPDLAEVAASHDVPVILMHNQHGYEYRDLMGDIIRYLRRSIKIAEAAGVRPEQIVIDPGIGFGKTTEQNLEVLRRLGELRSLGKPILLGTSRKSVIGNTLNLPVDQRLEGTAATVAWGISQGAAIVRVHDVKEMVRVARMTDAILRS; translated from the coding sequence CTGCACAACGTTCGGGTGATAGGGATCAGCGATCGGGAAGAGGCGCGCCGCGCCATCCGGGCAGTTGGGGCCGATGCCGGGGGTGTCACCTGGATGGTTCCGAAGGCGGTGCATCGTGTCCTCAGAATTGAAAACCTGCCCACCCGGGCTGCCAACATCCTGAAGCAGGAAATGCTCTCCCGGGGAGGAGAAGCAGCGATCCACCGGGAGGCCGTACACCTTGCTGTGGAGACCACCGACGTGCTCCTCATGGGAACCTTGAAGCAGTATGACCAGCTCTGCCAGAAGCTCCGGATGCAGCCCTTTGGCCTGTCCCGCCTTGCCCAGGAGATTAAGGATGTTCTGGATAACCTGGAGCGAAAAGAGGCCATCCGTTTGCGCTGCCGCGACCTTTCCCTCCCTTTAGGAGAGCGCACCCTGATCATGGGGATTCTCAACGTTACACCCGACTCCTTTTCAGATGGGGGGAAATTTACCGAGGTTGAGGCGGCTGTTGCCCATGCCAGAAGGATGGTTGAAGAAGGGGCGGACATCATCGACCTGGGGGGTGAGTCGACCCGCCTCCAGGCAAATCCGGCCGCCTACGGCGACTCCGCCCGGGCGCGGTCCTGGGAGCCTCTTCCCGCAGCGGAGGAAATCAGGAGGATTATGCCGGTCCTCGAGAAGCTCCTGGAGGAGCTGGAAGTCCCCATTTCTGTAGATACCTACAAGGCCGAGACGGCCCGCGCCGTCCTCAAGGCCGGTGCGCACATGATCAATGATGTTTGGGGCCTCCAGTACGATCCCGATCTCGCGGAAGTTGCCGCAAGCCATGATGTTCCTGTGATCCTCATGCACAACCAGCACGGCTACGAGTACCGGGATCTGATGGGGGATATCATTCGCTACCTCCGGCGCAGCATCAAGATTGCCGAGGCCGCCGGGGTGCGGCCCGAACAGATCGTTATCGACCCCGGAATCGGTTTTGGAAAAACAACGGAACAGAACCTGGAGGTTTTGCGCCGCTTGGGGGAACTCCGCTCCCTCGGGAAGCCGATTCTGCTCGGCACCTCCAGAAAATCGGTAATCGGGAACACTTTGAACCTTCCCGTTGATCAAAGGCTGGAGGGGACGGCGGCCACAGTTGCGTGGGGGATCAGCCAGGGTGCTGCCATTGTACGCGTCCACGACGTGAAGGAGATGGTGCGGGTGGCGCGCATGACGGACGCCATCCTGCGCAGTTGA
- a CDS encoding HD domain-containing protein, giving the protein MERIDAIVRDPLFQECLGKNKRAERDREFCKHDLQHFVDVARIAYILMLESGDLRQFIQENQLSGPHAAKEVIYAAGILHDIGRWQEYESGEDHAPLGAELAGQILPRAGFTPGEIRVITQAIYEHREQRTQMTRLGEILHRADNLSRACHECSVQDKCYKFPTMETGNLVLIY; this is encoded by the coding sequence ATGGAGAGGATAGACGCGATTGTTCGGGATCCTTTATTTCAGGAGTGTCTTGGGAAAAATAAAAGGGCGGAAAGAGACCGGGAGTTCTGCAAACACGACCTCCAGCATTTCGTCGATGTGGCAAGGATCGCCTACATTCTGATGCTGGAATCGGGAGATCTTCGTCAGTTCATTCAGGAAAATCAATTGAGCGGTCCGCATGCGGCCAAGGAGGTAATCTACGCGGCAGGGATCTTGCACGATATCGGACGCTGGCAGGAGTACGAGAGCGGGGAGGACCACGCCCCGCTGGGAGCGGAGCTGGCCGGACAGATTCTTCCCAGAGCGGGGTTTACGCCCGGGGAAATCAGGGTGATTACCCAGGCCATTTACGAGCACCGCGAGCAGCGCACCCAGATGACCAGGCTCGGGGAAATCCTCCACAGGGCCGATAACCTTTCGCGCGCCTGCCACGAGTGCAGCGTCCAGGATAAGTGCTACAAGTTTCCCACCATGGAAACGGGCAATCTTGTTCTGATTTACTAG